From one Lolium rigidum isolate FL_2022 chromosome 4, APGP_CSIRO_Lrig_0.1, whole genome shotgun sequence genomic stretch:
- the LOC124708567 gene encoding probable disease resistance protein At1g61300 has protein sequence MPIDPPALGPLLGNTVSTVISPFYTLFSINATYCFTARTNLTNHRTETETLEGNLLRVEQRIADGERNGLIPTAEAERWVQRVNQAISEEAANRESFGNMRRIFGCSLNCWGNYKTSKQAAEKVDVVRKCIISTPLPENITRVQPPPPVQEMPGPSMSAESRNLQYALQYIKDDPTVGMIGIWGPGGVGKTHLLININNSLGEGMTFNFVLFVTASRGCSVEKVQSQIIERLGLRVTGSESKIRATIYEYLKTKSFLVLLDDLWDKINLEDVGIPHPLGNVENLKRKVVLTTRLRKVCGQMEVRKELKVPYLQEHEAWQLFEKKIGAETLSSPYIEALARVLMKELKGLPLALTTIGKAMYQKDTAQWETAIQYMQQSCCTDDKDPIELGMETNVFRQLKFSYDNLRNKTLRDCFLTCALWQEDARIPKVDLAQCWMGLGLVNEKYIESSFTKSYSLIAELTAVCLLEDIEDSYGFVKVHDVIRDMAVWISCDCGENNDKWIVRAPAGEDKKVIIPWNKAEYISLMSNRLTELDHVGFNPDPIKLRILCLRGNRLNEKVVAEAIKNCTSLTYLDLSSNSLRSIPEELCSFEKLEYLNLSENELQVTELPLYIGKLVNLKFLYLTNTSIRTIPSEVISSLKALQVIDLRTVWELYGITVREPYLKGRAYNLGVLFREFDSLPQLKALGITAIGFDEFDSLRVAANLPLRYLTLIKLDKLCLSDFLLNYFARSTLYDLVITSCDNLEQIIVRHDTRQPNNHFGSLNQLSIFLVPKLKEIAWMGPTPASILPRLTYLEVCSCDSLLHLSWVMYLPRLEQIHILQCDSMVQAFMRCHGDKLCNVQEKKITFPCLKFLYLQGNHSLHTIGDDGMEFPSLEKLVLMQCPTVKRLPFQLNSMPVRLKELGFYDVEEWERLEFEEGVKTFLRPALKFGTYRF, from the coding sequence ATGCCAATTGACCCGCCGGCACTCGGTCCTTTGCTCGGAAATACTGTGAGCACGGTCATAAGTCCATTCTATACACTCTTTTCCATAAATGCCACATACTGCTTCACCGCTCGCACAAACCTGACGAATCACAGGACTGAAACTGAAACTTTGGAAGGCAACCTGCTTCGTGTGGAACAGAGGATTGCAGATGGCGAAAGGAATGGTTTGATACCAACGGCTGAAGCGGAAAGGTGGGTGCAAAGGGTGAATCAAGCCATATCTGAAGAAGCGGCAAACCGCGAGTCTTTTGGTAACATGCGTAGAATTTTTGGGTGCTCCCTGAATTGCTGGGGAAACTACAAGACCAGCAAGCAGGCGGCTGAGAAGGTGGATGTTGTGAGGAAATGTATCATTAGCACCCCTCTACCCGAAAACATCACACGCGTACAACCTCCACCTCCTGTTCAAGAGATGCCTGGTCCATCTATGTCAGCTGAGAGCCGTAACCTTCAGTATGCTCTCCAGTACATTAAGGATGATCCCACAGTGGGAATGATTGGAATATGGGGTCCAGGTGGAGTGGGGAAAACACATCTTcttataaatataaataactcaCTTGGAGAGGGCATGACCTTTAATTTTGTTCTATTTGTAACTGCCTCCAGAGGGTGCTCAGTGGAAAAGGTCCAATCACAAATCATAGAAAGGCTTGGACTGCGAGTTACTGGTTCAGAATCTAAAATTCGTGCAACCATTTATGAGTACCTGAAGACAAAAAGCTTTCTTGTATTATTGGATGACCTATGGGATAAAATTAATCTAGAAGATGTTGGCATACCACATCCCCTTGGAAATGTAGAAAACCTCAAGAGAAAAGTGGTGctaacaacaagattaagaaAAGTTTGTGGCCAAATGGAGGTGAGGAAAGAGTTAAAAGTCCCGTATCTGCAggagcatgaggcatggcagttatttgaaaaaaaaattggtgCCGAAACTCTTTCTAGTCCCTATATAGAAGCTCTTGCTAGAGTACTTATGAAGGAACTGAAAGGCTTGCCATTAGCTTTGACAACTATTGGAAAGGCAATGTATCAAAAAGATACGGCTCAATGGGAAACTGCTATCCAATACATGCAACAATCATGCTGCACTGACGACAAAGACCCAATAGAACTGGGTATGGAAACTAATGTTTTTAGGCAGCTGAAGTTTAGTTATGACAATTTAAGAAACAAGACCTTGAGAGATTGTTTTTTGACTTGCGCACTGTGGCAAGAGGATGCCAGGATTCCCAAAGTTGACCTTGCTCAATGCTGGATGGGCTTAGGTCTAGTCAATGAGAAGTACATAGAATCTTCCTTCACAAAATCATATAGTTTGATAGCTGAGCTGACAGCCGTTTGTTTGCTAGAGGACATAGAAGATTCGTATGGTTTTGTTAAAGTACATGATGTGATTCGTGATATGGCTGTATGGATCTCTTGTGACTGCGGTGAGAACAATGACAAATGGATTGTCCGTGCACCAGCTGGCGAAGACaaaaaagttatcatcccttggAACAAAGCTGAGTACATATCGTTGATGTCTAACAGACTGACTGAACTTGACCATGTCGGGTTTAATCCTGACCCCATCAAACTGAGGATATTGTGCCTTCGAGGCAACAGATTGAATGAAAAAGTAGTTGCTGAAGCAATTAAGAATTGCACTTCACTTACATATTTGGATCTCAGCAGTAACAGTCTCAGGAGCATACCGGAAGAATTGTGTTCCTTTGAAAAACTGGAGTACCTTAATTTGTCAGAAAATGAACTTCAAGTAACGGAATTGCCTCTCTACATTGGAAAACTTGTCAACCTGAAGTTCTTGTACCTAACGAATACTAGCATACGCACAATTCCAAGTGAGGTCATATCTAGCCTTAAAGCATTGCAAGTAATAGACCTGAGGACTGTCTGGGAACTTTATGGGATCACTGTGCGGGAACCTTATCTGAAAGGTCGTGCGTATAACCTTGGAGTACTGTTCCGAGAGTTTGACTCGCTACCTCAGTTGAAAGCGCTTGGTATTACTGCGATAGGTTTTGATGAGTTTGATTCACTAAGGGTAGCGGCTAACCTCCCCCTTAGATATTTGACCCTCATTAAACTCGACAAACTCTGTCTCTCTGATTTTCTATTAAACTACTTTGCACGAAGTACCTTGTATGATCTGGTAATCACATCATGTGATAATCTGGAACAAATAATAGTAAGACATGACACACGACAACCAAACAACCATTTCGGTTCTCTCAACCAGCTCTCCATTTTCCTTGTGCCAAAACTGAAAGAGATAGCGTGGATGGGACCAACTCCAGCATCTATACTGCCAAGGCTCACTTATTTGGAAGTGTGTTCTTGCGACAGTCTATTGCACCTCTCTTGGGTAATGTATTTGCCTCGCCTTGAACAAATCCATATACTGCAGTGTGATAGTATGGTGCAAGCATTTATGAGGTGCCATGGTGACAAATTGTGCAATGTACAAGAGAAGAAAATAACATTTCCTTGCCTTAAGTTTCTCTATCTTCAGGGAAATCATTCTTTGCATACTATTGGGGATGACGGTATGGAATTCCCATCCCTGGAGAAACTTGTGCTTATGCAATGTCCAACTGTAAAGAGGCTTCCTTTCCAGTTGAACAGTATGCCAGTAAGGCTGAAGGAACTAGGGTTCTATGATGTTGAAGAGTGGGAGAGATTGGAATTCGAAGAAGGTGTCAAAACTTTCCTGCGACCTGCTCTTAAATTTGGCACTTACCGTTTTTAG